A section of the Xiphias gladius isolate SHS-SW01 ecotype Sanya breed wild chromosome 8, ASM1685928v1, whole genome shotgun sequence genome encodes:
- the LOC120792699 gene encoding cytochrome c oxidase subunit 8B, mitochondrial, translating to MSLPTVSRLLRSALRTQPVPVANLSSKPAKHNVTAGEQAIAMTVFFVTILGPSGWILAHLGDYKRN from the exons ATGTCTCTGCCCACCGTGTCCCGCTTGTTAAGGAGCGCGCTGAGGACTCAGCCGGTCCCTGTGGCTAATCTGTCGTCCAAACCTGCCAAACACAATGTCACTGCAGGG GAGCAGGCAATAGCTATGACAGTCTTTTTTGTGACCATCCTGGGTCCCTCCGGCTGGATACTGGCTCACCTGGGGGACTACAAGAGGAACTAG
- the tmem170a gene encoding transmembrane protein 170A isoform X4, whose amino-acid sequence MSCLGLKGRSLGLGLVVGLPILVVPPRTSRFSMRVEVYWRDGHQSPKSCYLIWCFDDGVGGRRLTQMWYGVFLWAAVSSLVFHLPAALLSLATLRQHKMARFMPIAILLMGIVGPVFGGVLTNLVIQWRIEALH is encoded by the exons ATGAGTTGTCTAGGACTCAAAGGCCGAAGTTTGGGACTTGGCCTCGTTGTGGGACTCCCCATCTTAGTTGTTCCACCAAGAACCTCCAGATTCTCCATGCGTGTTGAAgtctactggagggatggacaccaaTCTCCTAAGAGCTGTtacctcatttggtgttttgatgatggtgttggAGGGCGCCGTCTTacac AGATGTGGTATGGCGTGTTTCTGTGGGCAGCGGTCTCTTCTCTGGTCTTCCACCTGCCTGCAGCTCTGCTCTCCCTGGCCACGCTGCGTCAGCACAAGATGGCCCGATTCATGCCCATTGCCATCCTCCTCATGGGCATCGTGGGACCAGTTTTTGGGGGAGTACTCACCA ACTTGGTGATACAGTGGAGAATCGAAGCACTTCACTGA
- the tmem170a gene encoding transmembrane protein 170A isoform X2 has protein sequence MSCLGLKGRSLGLGLVVGLPILVVPPRTSRFSMRVEVYWRDGHQSPKSCYLIWCFDDGVGGRRLTQMWYGVFLWAAVSSLVFHLPAALLSLATLRQHKMARFMPIAILLMGIVGPVFGGVLTSAAIADLVIQWRIEALH, from the exons ATGAGTTGTCTAGGACTCAAAGGCCGAAGTTTGGGACTTGGCCTCGTTGTGGGACTCCCCATCTTAGTTGTTCCACCAAGAACCTCCAGATTCTCCATGCGTGTTGAAgtctactggagggatggacaccaaTCTCCTAAGAGCTGTtacctcatttggtgttttgatgatggtgttggAGGGCGCCGTCTTacac AGATGTGGTATGGCGTGTTTCTGTGGGCAGCGGTCTCTTCTCTGGTCTTCCACCTGCCTGCAGCTCTGCTCTCCCTGGCCACGCTGCGTCAGCACAAGATGGCCCGATTCATGCCCATTGCCATCCTCCTCATGGGCATCGTGGGACCAGTTTTTGGGGGAGTACTCACCA GTGCAGCCATAGCAG ACTTGGTGATACAGTGGAGAATCGAAGCACTTCACTGA
- the tmem170a gene encoding transmembrane protein 170A isoform X1 translates to MSCLGLKGRSLGLGLVVGLPILVVPPRTSRFSMRVEVYWRDGHQSPKSCYLIWCFDDGVGGRRLTQMWYGVFLWAAVSSLVFHLPAALLSLATLRQHKMARFMPIAILLMGIVGPVFGGVLTSAAIAGVYKAAGKRMISLEALVFGVGQSFCVLIISFLRVLATL, encoded by the exons ATGAGTTGTCTAGGACTCAAAGGCCGAAGTTTGGGACTTGGCCTCGTTGTGGGACTCCCCATCTTAGTTGTTCCACCAAGAACCTCCAGATTCTCCATGCGTGTTGAAgtctactggagggatggacaccaaTCTCCTAAGAGCTGTtacctcatttggtgttttgatgatggtgttggAGGGCGCCGTCTTacac AGATGTGGTATGGCGTGTTTCTGTGGGCAGCGGTCTCTTCTCTGGTCTTCCACCTGCCTGCAGCTCTGCTCTCCCTGGCCACGCTGCGTCAGCACAAGATGGCCCGATTCATGCCCATTGCCATCCTCCTCATGGGCATCGTGGGACCAGTTTTTGGGGGAGTACTCACCA GTGCAGCCATAGCAGGTGTGTACAAGGCGGCAGGGAAGAGGATGATCTCACTGGAGGCTCTTGTTTTTGGGGTTGGACAGTCGTTTTGTGTCCTCATCATCTCCTTCCTCAGGGTCCTTGCCACCCTTTAG
- the tmem170a gene encoding transmembrane protein 170A isoform X5 has product MWYGVFLWAAVSSLVFHLPAALLSLATLRQHKMARFMPIAILLMGIVGPVFGGVLTSAAIAGVYKAAGKRMISLEALVFGVGQSFCVLIISFLRVLATL; this is encoded by the exons ATGTGGTATGGCGTGTTTCTGTGGGCAGCGGTCTCTTCTCTGGTCTTCCACCTGCCTGCAGCTCTGCTCTCCCTGGCCACGCTGCGTCAGCACAAGATGGCCCGATTCATGCCCATTGCCATCCTCCTCATGGGCATCGTGGGACCAGTTTTTGGGGGAGTACTCACCA GTGCAGCCATAGCAGGTGTGTACAAGGCGGCAGGGAAGAGGATGATCTCACTGGAGGCTCTTGTTTTTGGGGTTGGACAGTCGTTTTGTGTCCTCATCATCTCCTTCCTCAGGGTCCTTGCCACCCTTTAG
- the tmem170a gene encoding transmembrane protein 170A isoform X3, with amino-acid sequence MQDRYSEIGFVQQILGLNLVPRKNGTHRGNDTSLSDFSEMWYGVFLWAAVSSLVFHLPAALLSLATLRQHKMARFMPIAILLMGIVGPVFGGVLTSAAIAGVYKAAGKRMISLEALVFGVGQSFCVLIISFLRVLATL; translated from the exons ATGCAGGACAGGTATAGCGAAATAGGCTTTGTCCAGCAAATACTCGGTTTGAATTTAGTGCCGAGAAAAAATGGCACACACCGGGGCAACGACACATCTCTCAGCGACTTCTCAG AGATGTGGTATGGCGTGTTTCTGTGGGCAGCGGTCTCTTCTCTGGTCTTCCACCTGCCTGCAGCTCTGCTCTCCCTGGCCACGCTGCGTCAGCACAAGATGGCCCGATTCATGCCCATTGCCATCCTCCTCATGGGCATCGTGGGACCAGTTTTTGGGGGAGTACTCACCA GTGCAGCCATAGCAGGTGTGTACAAGGCGGCAGGGAAGAGGATGATCTCACTGGAGGCTCTTGTTTTTGGGGTTGGACAGTCGTTTTGTGTCCTCATCATCTCCTTCCTCAGGGTCCTTGCCACCCTTTAG